From one Humulus lupulus chromosome 8, drHumLupu1.1, whole genome shotgun sequence genomic stretch:
- the LOC133795587 gene encoding uncharacterized protein LOC133795587: MEKTSKELLHLEHEIPVEPALLICKNAPLTSQLKKTNPRGQPITAPLPPSQVEIPPRGDQGFGGVLYSTITRLIEPQVLGKVKDFLGVLSEANKRLQVDAKDNIENYDIEVLSGNESQIIEMDLMLGIADLHTPEAVAAAESAVAAGHQPIESDDSSDEDDGDSDYISNDHDEETSAKDNSSNEIGRNKSKRQSKIIDMDICKQVIAEYYGALDCHCSFK; encoded by the exons ATGGAAAAAACCAGCAAGGAGCTTCTCCACTTGGAGCACGAAATACCCGTAG AGCCCGCTCTACTTATTTGTAAAAATGCCCCACTGACTTCTCAGTTAAAGAAAACCAATCCTCGTGGGCAACCCATTACTGCACCTCTTCCTCCGAGCCAag TTGAAATTCCACCTCGTGGTGATCAAGGTTTTGGTGGTGTTCTATACTCTACAATCACCAGATTGATTGAACCACAAG TTCTGGGAAAGGTAAAAGACTTTCTGGGAGTGCTATCAGAAGCTAATAAAAGATTGCAGGTTGATGCAAAG GACAACATTGAAAACTATGATATTGAAGTGCTTAGTGGAAATGAATCTCAAATCATTGAAATG GATTTGATGTTGGGCATTGCCGATCTTCATACACCAGAGGCTGTTGCTGCTGCTGAATCTGCAGTTGCTGCTGGTCATCAGCCAATAGAATCAGATGATAGCAGCGATGAGGATGATGGCGACAGTGACTATATTAGTAATGACCATGACGAGGAAACGTCTGCCAAAGATAATTCTTCCAATGAAATTGGAAGGAATAAATCAAAAAGACAGTCAAAGATTATTGATATGGATATCTGCAAACAAGTAATTGCAGAATATTATGGAGCATTGGATTGCCATTGCAGTTTCAAGTAG